The genomic interval aataatttaaagtgttaaaaataaaatttatatattttatcgcatgtgactatttttttttttattgttcttaTACCAGTGataattaagaagaaaaaaaaagtaattaaggaggccaaaatataattttttttatataaagggctcaaaatattaaaatatatacatatacatagaAAAAGGGGTGtacctaatattttttaataaatatatgtgtgGTTGTTGGATTGTGAGTTTAAAAAACATTCATTGTTTAAGtagattttattaaaattaaattaatgtaATTACTTTCATGAAAAATAGCTACTTTGTTAATAGTCTACTAGTTAATATCTGTACCATGACCAACAATTATTAAAGCGGATATGGTTATATAATTAACTACAGGATGGGGATGGTAATTTAAAAGTAGCAGTCATCCTTTGCCATTTCTAATTTCAGACTTGTcctaataattttcttaaaaattaataaatgaacaaatatatcaaaaaatagAAGACTTTTTGTTAAtcaaaattttctttaaaacAGTTATGGTTCCAAATTAGTGTCGGTCAATAATTGTGATGTGACTAGACACTAAAGTAAGACAAGAGACTatcaagaagaagaagggtCTTTCATTTCGATCCTTTAGTTAAATAAACACAAATTTTAGTAGCTGTAATTACAAGTTTACAACTTCTAGTTCTATCTATGACAATTAGTATGTAGTGAGGCATTATTAGCTGTAATTAtgattaaatatttccaatattAACTAGAATAAGGAAAAAAGTAGAAAGTAAGAGAActgtgttttgttttgttttgtcttTACTTACACTAAAATGGTCAAACAAAGTAGTAAGAGGGGTTTGAGATTGAGAACAACAATACGAGGTTAAGCCAAACCAAAACAAACACACAAATGTGACATCAAAAAGACAGAAAAAAACACTAGCTAGAGTCGGTACCACAAGAGATCAAATAGTCACGAGGACGTGGGAAAGATCAGGTGGTCCACGTGTCAAAACCCCAGAGCCTCAGataatttcttttgtttttcttttttttttttctttctagccAAATAAGACGAAAACAGTAGTGTCAGCTGACAAAACAGAAAAAAGAGAAGGAAGGAACTACAAGACATACATGGCTCCAAAACAGGGTCCCATGAATGAGTCTCCATACAAAGCTTCATAGTTAATTAACAGACGAATAATTCAATATATCAACAGTAATAATAGTAGTAGTAGACTAGTACGTAGTAGTGTTTAAAATCTTCTTTCATAATCATCTTCATCGTCTTCTTCACTACAGTTCATTCACACAGACACAGTTCAATACTACTactaatcaatatatatatataacacccTTTATTGTAACATGTATTAATATGTTCAGTTCAATGTATAAAACACATCCATGCATTGTCTCGtctacttaattaattaattcaatacaaACATGTGtagttcaattttttattttatctttttggaCTTCAACAAAAACAGTTACTGTTAAtctcttttataattttttactcAATTTCAGTGCTCGAAAACACatattagaaatttttttttcaaattttttttcatggcGGTATTTGTTACGACATCattcttgtaaatttttgaaaaattttcgAATAATTTATAGTGTTGAAAATAagtctaaatttttttaaacagacgTGTTACTAACATGAATATCAAGAACTCTGTTTTCAATactgtaaattattttgaattttcaaaaaaattacaaggatAATGATATTCTAACAATAactaatatcaatatatatataaaaaaaaaggagttaatattattttagaccctgtgttttgtaaaagttatagattagactctctgttttgttaaattacAATTTGAactctatattttttaaaatagtacaaaataaatcctaaattaatttttgttattttttttaatataaccaacctAAAACAAATTTCTAATATAAACAGATGcaaaaaaaatgtaatcattCTTATCATACCTCtaagtgagattattattaaattttaatttgataaaatttaaGTTCAATGTctattttgtaccattttaaaaaatataggatttgaattataatttaataaaatataaaatttaattaataatttttataaaacacaaagtctaaaataatatatactcttaaatattataatatataatttcaatCGCACACATTAACTAAAGAATTATGATAAgatgttataattattatttaaaattatgaataatatataataaatagagTATATAATTTGCATGCTATAATTATAATGTACataattatgtataaaaaagattatattatatttttgtttaaaaaaaaaagatattatattatatttgaacatattttttaaccaaataattattttgcgcaacaatatatatttataggatttttttaatgtgaaaatttttaaaaatatctcatttGTAGAGCATTTAATAGTTTATTGTAATTAGGCAATTGCATTATAATACTATGGTTTTGAatataacatattaaaattaagattgATTAAAATCTTTTCTCTTattctaaaaataattcaatGGGTAGTATTGGAGACTCTCTTTTACATTTTCTTTTAccctctttttatttttacgacAAGTGTCATTTATTAAATAATGTCCATTTGTACTTAATTCTTAatcataatattatcattttattacaCTTATGTCACTAACTATTAAATCACTAcactaatttataaataattttatatttaattttaaatttcacatttattttttttacagtttTGAAAACTTACTACTGTATAATACATAGATAATTATAAATTcccttaaaaaaatttaatagaaTGCACACATCAAACATGGtcaatatactatatatataattgtaataattacatataaatgtatCTATAAACACTATAATATAGGGGTTTTTACACCACATATTgaaatttcacacttttttttactgtggggcgaaatttttttcaaaaatattgtgtaagttttatactgtgtattttgttaaattttcactGTTGTTCCACGATTATCTTTTAGGTattccactgttgttttaattgttctgttttattgttttatagttattttataaaaacatagtatttttgtaaaaaaaaaaaaatctgtgtgacaataaaataaaaacttatatccaaaattcagtatttttgtaaaaatcctATAATATACTTATTCATCACAGATAATAAGACCAAACAAAGGTCATACTACTAATTAATTCTCTTTGatgaatttataattaaataatattatagtaataaagtaatataattaaatattaatatttaataataatgatcaaaatatttatttagtttgatttttttaagaCTGATTAGAAATTTGTTCTTCTTATTATATGTTGCAATTGAATTAAAAATTTGTACtgttttaaaaatgaaaaagaaaataataatttttattaatgtaatataattaaaaaatctattaaaaatataattataaaaaataaataaaaactgtAATGTGACTTAAAAGAAtgaaatgtgatatttttaaaataaatatataattatttataaagaaTTTAGTTTTGGCAACTAAAAAAATAGTGAAGTGATTAGTTAAAATGTAGtgtaataaaatatcaaaagagttttttaattaatttttttattttttaaaaaagaaaaatgagtgttttaatttattgtgtaatttttttttaaaaaaaaaaagaaaaataagtattttttttacatcAATCAAACATAACTTTAAATAAGTGGGAGCCATGTCAAAAGTTAATTTCAATCTCTTACAATAAACTATATTTTAATGGTCATGAACTCTCTTTATATCCACAAAATGTAATGagatcaattttatttttaaatgtgcACAACCAAATCCGAAAAATATAGGCTAGCATGACATGACACGATATTAAAAATTAGCACAATACAACACGAAAAATATGAGCTTAAGTACGACATGACACAACAAACTTAGAAGGCACAATATGTAAGCACGAATAGACTATCTCAAAAGCATACTACGTTAAAAaaccttataataataataataataataataatatgtattgataaaaaaaaaaattaataaaatgataaaaaaaaaaaaaaacttaagtaTAACACAAAAGAGAATGaactgtttcaaaaaaaaaaaataacacaaaagagAATCTTCGGTGGAATGTTATAAAGATAGTGTAAATATGTAAATGTATTATTTAGCTCGTATTcataaaattatgtataatgTATTCTAAATTTGGAACATGTTAAAAATTATGCTAAATTtgacataaaatataatataaactaaattttataccacaataaatattatttttttatttactcttttatcacttattaatgccttttataatcttttacaatttatttatatatttaataagatttttatacATTGTCAATCAAAATTTAATgcatttatagatttttttttgtacaatttcctatgaaaaataaagttaattTATCTCATAATAATACATTGAAacacaattataaaattttaaccaaatataatattaatttatttttttaaccaaatttaataaaaagttAATACCATTCATTAAAGATGGTCTTATAATTTGatgattaaaattattaaaaaaaatataaaattaaaactatatatgaatatataatttgaaatttgagtatttattaataaatatttaaattttaattttatataataatccgtaaaatattattaaaaaattatataaaaataatataaacaataaaaatatatatagttatttcatattaattgtaaaaaaaaatagaatacaaATTCAAgcttacatataaaaaaaagagtttATATTAGTTAGTCCAGcactattattttaaataacataaaaatatatgagcattgctattagacaCCAGTGTACCTAGCACCTTCTCAACATGTCACGTTGTGATTCAACATGTCACGTtgtgattggctagcgatactcccttactattatattaaattatatagaattCGATActtagcgatattgacacatataAAGGTGTTAAACACCAGTAATgctctttagcatttctcaaaatATATGGACTGAACCTAAAGCACGTATTTAAACCACAAGAGAATAGAGTAGTAAATGGTTATGGTGGTGATAGTGGAAAACAACAGATTGAACTGAGCTGAGATTGAGATGAACATTTAACTAGATTGGAATAATATTTAgtgtaatattatttaatatctcTAATAAGAGAGAGAAAATCAAAGCAATAGATGACGCTGCTACTGCTGCTAGTTTCCTGCATACACTGCTCTAGTGCTGAACCCCTACACCCCCATAGATGTACGGATCAAGGTCAAAATGGCTCCACCGCAACACCCATTGCCACCTCATcatcttttcttttctcttcattttcaattttcaaacaagttatcttttatatatatatcttaatcTGGATTGAATACCCCAAAAAAACTCATCTTTATTTATACTTTAGATAATGAAGTAAAATTTTGGTTTGGTTTTGGGACCCGCCTACTACTACTACCACTACATTCTTGGCCtaaagaaataaagaaagaaaaaaaaacctgaACATTATTGAGGCCACTGTCACAGGCTACACAACCCACCAATCCATAAATGCTGTTTTTCTTAGGCTGAAAATACTATACGGTTTTTTTAGtaccatatttatatatgtatatatacatacccAACAGTTTATTCACACAGTAAAGTGACTTTACTACaacccaaaaataataatatatatttacataaatccttatgattattattattggccTTGATACATGAGCCTAGCTTCATATCCCACAAAATAAAAACCCTTTTTCTCCACACAAATTTAATTCTTTCTAAAATCCAAAAGTCACTTCCTCACATATTCTTTGGTCAGCCTTGCATGTTGTCTCTGTCACCTTCAATGCTTGGCTTCCTCaaccatatatacatatatatacaaacatttttatattatacatatgACACGTGAAAACattctatttttataatatgttacGAACAGTAACTCACTAtactttatattaaaatatataatatatatgataaacaTGTTCCTAATCAAAAAGCCTTATAATtattacacttcaaaacaaaaTAGTGATACGAAAGTGAAAAAGAATGGCTAAAAATGAAGCCAAAATGTTGGCAAAACGCAAAAATATTGATTGTAAACAGAGAAGCAAACAGGGTTGTGGGAAAATGACAGCCCTAAATATAGACAATAGTAGAAACGAGACTAACGTACATTTACTGGGTTTTTTGCAGGCACAGCAAAGAGACCCCTTCCAAAGCCAGCTCTCCATATAGCATATATAAACGccgtataaatatataaatatatatacacatatatatagtgACATCGTTTTAACCATTGGGTTTTTCACTAGCTCTATATACACCTTTACTCTGTCCTTTTTGAACATTCAAATATTGCAATAGTAAAACCACTACTACTTCTACTATAAtaccaactttttttttttaattttttctttgtcTATTgtacattttaattttaatacagaaccaaagaaaaccaaaagaaatatatatatatttgttaattagtacAAGAGTTCTCaacccaaaaaagaaaaagactatGGAAACAACAATGAAATATGATAATAAAACCCcattaaacaaaatatataaccgTGATCTGAGCATAACCTGTAAGAAAGATAAAgacaagagagaaagaaagggaGAGATTGTATGGTGTGCCTTGGGCTTGTTGTGATCATAATGAGAAATGAGGCTAGACTTGTAGGGGGAGAGGGTTGAAGAGACAAGGGCTCGGAGCTCAAAGATAACCCCATTGGTTGAGTATTAGGTTTGGCTGGCAGCCAGGCAGAGATATATATCCATATAATGAGTGAGATTTGATAgggataattttatattatataatactcTTTTCTTTCTTGTAAAAGGGTTTTTCttcacacacacacatacacactTCATTTAAGCATAAATATACTTCACTGCCTGTCTTTCTTGATAATGAAAGATATCATTTTTGGGTCATTCATCAACGTCATCATCACTCTCTACGCCGCCGTTTTGACTGCTACTACAGCCGGTACTGTTCAGCGACAGCTGGTCACCAGCGACGGCAACAAAGTCCAAGTCTTCTTCGTCTTGATCATCAGACACCTCCTCATGATCATGACCGTCCAATATCTTATGATCATGATCGTGATCATCGTCGTGGCCAATGGGAATGAGTTGTGATGatgtcttattattattattgtttgttGTTTGGCCAGCGATTGCAAGTGGCTCCGTCAGTAGCTTCCCATCTCGAGGAGGAGAGAACACCACTGGCAAATAGTGGTCCATTTCGCATGGGAACTTTGAGTTCTTGAAGTGCTCTTTCAATGCCTCCAATCccttcatttatttttaattcatttatatatacatatattttctcttgaaaaGAAAAGATGAAAGATAAAGAAATCTTTTGTCTTTTATaacataaaaagtaaataaattataactcaaaagaaaaaaagagactTTTATAAGACTTtcataatcatcatcatcatcttaataTTCAATACCTGTACTCTAGCATAGGTAACTTCACAGATCTTTCTTGAGTTGAATACTTCCCAATGTTGAAGATGAAATGCCTTGTATAATCTCCATGTTGCCTCCGGGGAAGTCATGTTCACGAACCCATATCCAACATTGCACTTGTTACTATACATACATTAACATAAAATACAAAGAATTAATCATCAATATCAATGTAactttttctgggttttgtcTTATTTATGCAAAGATTAAAGAAATTAAGGCAAAGATCATAACTTGAAATCAATAGGAAGGTATACGAAATCGTAAGAAGAAAAGGGTTGCTCGTTCCCGCCGCCGTGGTCTTCATTAGCAATCTGTTCGTTGCAGTGGATACAGTGGTTATCCAACATGTTCAATAGCAGCTTTTGActgtaattataaaaataaattatattaatatttttatataaaaatactaaaaaaaatagtgagagagagagagagaatagagAGAATGACCAACCTGTACTTGTTCGGTATGTTTTTTATCATTACAGTAGTTCTGGTATCTCTGCAATTCGATTCCGTCATAGCTTCTTCACTAATCAAGAACCGCGAATCAAACTTCTTTCCCTGTTTCATTCCTTTTCTAGAACGACTCCTCAGCACCGTCACCGGAATCTGTTGTTGAGACTGCACTACAGCCGGCGGAGGAGAAGACGACGGAAGTAGCTGCTGCGTGTTAATACTGTTATGGGTTTTCCTCGAAAGCCTCTTGAGAACAGCCCCTCCGCCGTGAGATTCCCTATCCCGATCAGTTGCCACTCCTCCATTAACACATACATTATCAGAACCCATTTTACTACTTGAACAACCCTTGTTAGAGTTTCCCTTCCTGACTGGGAATTGAGCTTGAGCAGCGTAAGCACGCGGTGGTATATTGCCGAGTTTTCGAGCTACCGGCGGCGAATACTTGTGATGATGAGTAGTAGTGGTGGTTAAGGAGTTAATAAACTTCCGACTGTGGCCACCGCCGGGACGACTGAATTCAATTACTATTTGTTTGCCGTTAATTTCTCTACC from Cannabis sativa cultivar Pink pepper isolate KNU-18-1 chromosome 4, ASM2916894v1, whole genome shotgun sequence carries:
- the LOC115712289 gene encoding protein terminal ear1, producing the protein MAEHRFPGNLDPKAEEFRPRNPSTNPTNQVLLFPPPPPPPPLPQVYYPYTSPYHHHHHPHMGEVQVLPYGDGSMGYPQFSSCAPAAYVSAESAVGPTAVTVRVPAPATSAISTRAILLSSVPCEVSESIVRRELEAFGEVRGVQMERLYDGIVTVHFYDLRHAENALREIRDQHMQQQTRLRDYHFMISSSNNTTTNTNIRNSGFEELNWATSSLLLSPPPIPPPAPGLIAGRPVWAQFVIPTTNSVQDGYNQGTIVIFNLDSEITASILQDIFQAFGPIKELRETPSKKHQKFVEFFDIRDAAKALMEMNGREINGKQIVIEFSRPGGGHSRKFINSLTTTTTHHHKYSPPVARKLGNIPPRAYAAQAQFPVRKGNSNKGCSSSKMGSDNVCVNGGVATDRDRESHGGGAVLKRLSRKTHNSINTQQLLPSSSPPPAVVQSQQQIPVTVLRSRSRKGMKQGKKFDSRFLISEEAMTESNCRDTRTTVMIKNIPNKYSQKLLLNMLDNHCIHCNEQIANEDHGGGNEQPFSSYDFVYLPIDFNNKCNVGYGFVNMTSPEATWRLYKAFHLQHWEVFNSRKICEVTYARVQGLEALKEHFKNSKFPCEMDHYLPVVFSPPRDGKLLTEPLAIAGQTTNNNNNKTSSQLIPIGHDDDHDHDHKILDGHDHEEVSDDQDEEDLDFVAVAGDQLSLNSTGCSSSQNGGVESDDDVDE